ATTCCGCCGTGCTCACAGCGGTTACGCGCGCTGGGTCATGCCCCTTGAGCAGGTAGACCTCTCGCGCGATGTCCGCCCACGAGGCAGGTGTGCCAGCGCTCGTCACGTTGTACACCCCGTACTCGGCGCCGAGGTTCAGGAGATGAATGATCGCGCGCGCTATGTCGGCCGTGAAGGTGAGTCGTCCGACTTGGTCGTCCACGACCTTGGGGTCGATGCCTCGATCGGCCAATGCGGCCATGGTCCGGACGAAGTTGTTTCCTTCGCCGATGACCCAGGAGGTGCGGATGATGTAGTGGCGGGGAACGGTGACGGCGATGGCGTCTCCTGCGGCCTTTGTCTGACCGTACACGCCGAGAGGGCATACCGGGTCGTCCTCGGCATAGGCCTCTTGCTTTCCTCCGTCGAACACATAGTCGCTGGACACGTGCACGAGAGTGATCCCGTTGTCGGCCGCGACTCTTGCGAGGGCGGTCAGTCCCGTGACGTTGGTGGCCCAGGCGTCACGTCGGCCATCTGCTGTCTCGGCGGTGTCGACTGCGGTGTAGGCGGCGGCGTTGATGATCGTGCCGTAGTCGCGCCAGCGCCGCGCGGTCGGGACATCTGGGCTGGCGAGATCGAATGTCTCGCGGGTCGTGTATTCGATGTGCGATTCGTCGCCGAGCTCAGCGTGTAGCGCGCGGCCGAGCTGTCCATTCGCTCCGACGATCAGGATCTTCTTTGGCGGGATCGGGCTGACGTCGGCAAGTCGCGGGTGTTTCTTGTCCTTGTCGGACAACTCGACCTGGTCGAGTGGGATAGGCCAGTCGATGGCAGCGGTCTCGTCGGCGAGGTTGAGGAAGGAGTACTCGGCGTTCGGGGACCAGTGGTCGTTGACGAGGTACACGTACGCTGTGTTCGGTTCGAGGGTCTGGTACGCGTTGCCCACTCCGCAGGGCACGAAGATCGCCTTGGACGGGTCGAGTTCCGTGGTGAACACGGTGCCGAAGGTGGGACCCTCGCGCAGGTCGACCCAGGCGCCGAAGATGCGTCCGGTGGCGAGTGAGACGAACTTGTCCCAGGGCTCGGCGTGGATGCCGCGAGTGGTCCCGACCGCGTCATTGAAGGAGATGTTGTTCTGCACCGGTCCGAGGTCGGGAAGACCTGCGGCGACCATCTTCTCGCGCTGCCAGTTCTCCTTGAACCATCCGCGGCTGTCGCCGTGCACGGGCAGGTCGAACACGACGAGCCCCGGGATCGGTGTCTCCGTGCGGGCGAGCTTCTTGCCGAACTCCATACTCATTGGCCCTTGCCCGCGTAGAAGGCCTCGGTGGCGTCCTTGGACGGCGCCCACCAGTCCTCGTGTGCCCGATACCAGTCGATGGTCGCGGCGAGCCCCGCCTCGAAGTCGCCGTACTGAGGCTTCCAGCCGAGCTCGGTGCGCAGCTTGGTGTAGTCGATCGCGTAGCGCAGGTCGTGCCCGGCACGGTCAGTGACGTGATCGTACGCGTCGGCGGGCTGTCCCATCATGGTGAGGATCAGCTCGACGACGGTCTTGTTGTCCTTCTCGCCGTCTGCGCCGATGAGGTAGGTCTCGCCGATCTGGCCCTTCTCGAGGATGGCGAGCACGGCCGAGGAGTGGTCGTCGGCGTGGATCCAGTCGCGCACGTTCTGTCCCGCCCCGTACAGCTTGGGGCGGATGCCGCGGATCACGTTCGTGATCTGACGGGGAATGAACTTCTCGACGTGCTGGTATGGGCCGTAGTTGTTGGAGCAGTTCGAAATCGTGGCCTGCACGCCGAAGGAACGCACCCAGGCGCGCACGAGCAGGTCGGAACCGGCCTTGGTCGATGAGTACGGCGACGACGGGTTGTACGGGGTGGTCTCGGTGAACCGCTCCGGATCGTCGAGTTCCAGATCCCCGTACACCTCGTCGGTGGAGATGTGATGCAGCCGGGTGCCGTGCCGGCGCGCTGCCTCCAGCAGCGTGTAAGTGCCGATGATGTTCGTGTCCAGGAACGGACGCGGGTCATGCAGCGAGTTGTCGTTGTGCGACTCCGCGGCGTAGTGCACCACGGCATCCGCATCAGCGAACAGACGGTCGACCAGTTCGGCATCCGCGATGTCACCCTCGACGAACGACACGCGTTTCCCGGGCAGCCCCGCCAGCGACTCCCGGTTCCCGGCGTAGGTGAGCTTGTCCAGCACCGTCACATCGTGATCGGTGTGTGCCACGACATGGTGAACGAAGTTGGATCCGATGAATCCCGCGCCACCGGTGACCAGCAGACGCGACATCAGCGTCCCCTCTCCAGGATCTCGAGCAGGTACGTCCCGTACCCCGATTTGACCACCTTCTCAGCACGCTCGCGCAACTCGACATCCGAGAGGAATCCCTGCCGCCAGGCAACCTCCTCCGGGGCACCGATCTTCATACCGGTCCGGCGTTCCATGGTGCGCACGTATTCGGTGGCATCCGTCATCTGATCGAACGTCCCCGTGTCCAGCCAGGCCGTACCGCGCGGGAGCACCTCCACCTGAAGCTTGCCGCGCTCGAGATACGCACGGTTCACGTCGGTGATCTCGTACTCGCCGCGCGCCGACGGCTGCAGGTTACGGGCGATCTCAACCACGTCGTTGTCGTAGAAATAGAGACCCGGGACAGCGAAATTGCTCTTCGGCACCGAGGGCTTCTCCTCCAGCGACACCGCGCGGCCCTCAGTGTCGAACTCCACCACGCCGTATGCCTGGGGCTCGGAGACCCAGTACGCGAAAACCGCACCACCATCCACGTCGACGTACCGCTTGAGCTGCGTCCCCAGGCCGGGGCCGTAAAGCAGATTGTCGCCGAGTACCAGCGCGACCGAGTCGTCCCCGATGAAGTCAGCGCCGATCGTGAAAGCCTGTGCCAGACCATCCGGCGACGGCTGCTGAGCGAAAGTGATCTTCACGCCGAACTGCGAACCGTCTCCGAGAAGGCGCTCGAAATGCGCGGCATCGTGCGGGGTCGTGATGATCAGGATGTCATCGATCCCGGCGAGCATGAGCGTGGACAGCGGGTAGTAGACCATCGGCTTGTCGTACACCGGAATCAGCTGCTTGGAGACGCCGAGGGTGATCGGATGCAAGCGCGTGCCGGAACCACCGGCGAGAATGATGCCCTTCACTCGATCATCGTGCCACACTCCGCGGAGAGACGCGGTGGAGCGTCTTTACGTGCGTCACTTCGTTCACAGTGGCAACATCTGGATATATCAGTCACAATATGCAGGTGACCGGCTTGAGATTCACCCGTTTTCGCGCGCTCCTTGCGACTGGAGCGGCGATAGTCGTGGCCGCCTCGCTCCTCGTCGCCGGTCCGGCGAACGCGACTGCGGACAGCGTCGTGGTCGCCGGAACGGACGTCTCCTCCACCTCGAGCATCGCCGCATCGATGTCGGGCCCGGTGAAGACCGCGAACCTTTCGTTGTTCCGACCGGGCAACATCATCTCCGACGACGTGTTCTTCAATTCATCGACGATGACGACTGCGCAGATCGACGCATTCCTACGCGGAAAAGTATCAAGCTGCCGATCTGGCTACGTCTGTCTGAAGGACTTCCGTCAGAACACGCCCAATCGTGCGTCGGACACGTACTGCAAGGGCTACAACGGAGCGGCGAACGAGTCGGCGGCCACGATCGTGTACCGAGTGGCGCAGTCGTGCGGCATCAACCCGCAGGTGTTGATCGTCATGCTTCAGAAGGAACAGGGTCTGGTCACTCACACATACCCCAGCACCAAGCGATATGACAAGGCGATGGGACAGGGATGCCCCGACACCGCCGGCTGCGACCCTCAATTCGCCGGTTTCTTCTACCAGGTGTACGGCGCGGCACGTCAGATGCAGATCTACGTGGAGGGACGCTACTTCAAGTGGTACGCCCCCGGCCACACCTGGAACATCTTGTACCACCCGAACGGTTCCTGTGGGACCGCGCCCGTCTACGTGGAGAACAAGGCCACGTCGGCGCTCTACTACTACACCCCGTACCAGCCCAACGGCGCCGCACTGCGCGCCGGCTACGGCGAAGGCGACGGCTGCTCAAGTTACGGTAACAGGAACTTCTTCCAGTATTTCTGGGACTGGTTCGGCGATCCCCAGGGCAGGTCCGTTTCCGGTGCAATCGCTGATGTGTGGCATGCCCACGGCAGCGCGTCCGGATGGATCGGCGGCGCAACCGATGACATGCGCGGGTGGGCGAGCGGACCCGGCTGGTCGCAGCGGTTCGCGAACGCAGACATCTTCGTCAAGGCAGGGCAGCCGGGGCACACGGTAACCGGTCCGATCCGTACCGAGTACCGCTTGGTCGGGGAGGTTGCAAGCGGACTCGGCTGGCCGAGAACAGACCGCGTGGTGATCGCCGGCGGCGCATACCAGGACTTCGAGGGCGGCCGCATCTACGAACGATCCGACGGACGCGCCTTCGCGATCGCGGCTCCGATGTTCGCACTGCATGAGTCCGTCGGCAATGTCTTCGGGGCGTACGGCTGGCCGACCAGCCGTGCGTACGCAGTCGCCGGGGGCTCGACGCAGACGTTCGACCACGGTGCGGCTTACCAGACCAGCAGCGGCGCCTACCTCCTGAACGAGTCGTGGAACAGCTGGCTGACAGCTGCCGGAGGCACTGCGGGCAAGTACGGGATCCCTGTGTCAAGCGTCCAGTCGGTCGGAACCTCGACACAGAGACTGCTCCTCTCGAAGGCCGCTGCCTATCGCACTGGGTCGACGACCCTCGCCGTCGCCGATCAGTTCTTTGCGCCGTATGCGCAGCAGGACTACGAGAAGGGCGCCCTCGGTGTTCCGAAGGCGTCGTCCAAGAGCGTCGCAGGTGGCAGCGTTCAAGAGTTCGCCGGGGGCAGATCTACTCATCGTCAGCCGGCACGTACGCAGTCACAACGCTGGCTTCCGCGCTGGCGAGCGCGGGCGGCGTCGGCAAGGTCGGATTCCCCGCAGCGCCGGCACAGGTGAGTTCCAGTGCGTCTTCGCAGCGGTTCACCGACGTCACCCTCACGGTCGGCAAGTCCGGTCCGCAGACTGTACGCGGTGCCATCAGGTCGCGGTATGACGCTTTGAACGGCGCATCGGGGTTCCTCGGCGCGGCCAAGGGTCCCGAACGGGCGGTTGCAGACGGATTCGTTCAGGACTTCGACGGTGGCCGCATCGTCTGCACCCCCGGTGCACTGGTCGCGCTCAGCACGTCCATGGCTGCGCAGTGGGACAAGCTTGGCGGGCAGACCGGGCGTCTTGGATGGCCTCTCGGGACCCCCACCACGTCAAACGGCATCACCCAGGTGACCTTCCAGGGCGGGCTTCTCATCACCGACGCGAAAGGACTGACGACGCCGGTCTTCGGCATGACGTTGAATGCGTTCCGCGTCGCTGGTGGCGTCGCCGTGCTCGGAGCGCCCACCGGACCTGAGCAGTCCTCGGCCGCGGGATATTCGCAGCCATTCCAGAAGGGCGTCGTCTTCGTTCCGTTCAACGGGTATGCCTCCGCCGTGGCCCTTGAGACGTACGGTGAGTTCGTGCGTGGCGGCGGCATCCCCGGCTTCGGCTTCGCCACCGGTCCCGCTGTTCCGGTGGGTGCGGGCAAAGCACAGCCTTTCCAGCTGGGTTCCATCGCTACCGACCGTGCGGGCGTGACCGCCGCGATTCGGGGTACGACATGGCGAGTGTTCCAGTCCAACGGTGGATACACCGGCCCCCTCTCCTTCCCGACCAAGAGCGAAGCGAAGATCGATGACGGTTATGTCCAGCAGTTCGCCGGTGGTTGGACCTATGTCTCTCCCTCCGCACTGGCGGTCACTCGCGGAGTGCTCAACCGTGAATACTGGAAGCTCGGCGGACCGAGCGGCAGCCTCGGCTGGCCGCTGGCGAATGAGACCAGCGGAAACGGTGTCTGGCAGCAGCGATTCCAGAAGGGCACGATCTCTCTGTACGCCAACGGGTCCGTGGTCGTGCGCTGAGCATCGCCCTGTAAGCGCGCTTGTCGCGGCAGTGGATAGACTTGGGAGATTATGACGCACGCGCAGGATGCTGTGCTGGTGATCGTGCCTGCCTGGAATGAGGCAAGAAACGTCGGCAACACAGTACGTGAGATCCTCACGTCCGACCCCCGCTATCACGTGACGGTTGTCGACGACGGATCTGTCGACGACACCGCGGCCGTTGCACGCGAAGCAGGCGCGACGGTGCTCACTCTGCCGTTCAACCTCGGCGTCGGAGGGGCCATGCGCACAGGCTTCACGTATGCGCAGCGCAAGGGCTACCGCCGCGCTATACAGGTCGACGCAGATGG
Above is a window of Microbacterium suwonense DNA encoding:
- a CDS encoding bifunctional dTDP-4-dehydrorhamnose 3,5-epimerase family protein/NAD(P)-dependent oxidoreductase, with amino-acid sequence MSMEFGKKLARTETPIPGLVVFDLPVHGDSRGWFKENWQREKMVAAGLPDLGPVQNNISFNDAVGTTRGIHAEPWDKFVSLATGRIFGAWVDLREGPTFGTVFTTELDPSKAIFVPCGVGNAYQTLEPNTAYVYLVNDHWSPNAEYSFLNLADETAAIDWPIPLDQVELSDKDKKHPRLADVSPIPPKKILIVGANGQLGRALHAELGDESHIEYTTRETFDLASPDVPTARRWRDYGTIINAAAYTAVDTAETADGRRDAWATNVTGLTALARVAADNGITLVHVSSDYVFDGGKQEAYAEDDPVCPLGVYGQTKAAGDAIAVTVPRHYIIRTSWVIGEGNNFVRTMAALADRGIDPKVVDDQVGRLTFTADIARAIIHLLNLGAEYGVYNVTSAGTPASWADIAREVYLLKGHDPARVTAVSTAEYYADVAGPVSPRPANSTLDLRKIGETGLVLGDAHVQLAGWLKNNV
- the rfbB gene encoding dTDP-glucose 4,6-dehydratase, with the protein product MSRLLVTGGAGFIGSNFVHHVVAHTDHDVTVLDKLTYAGNRESLAGLPGKRVSFVEGDIADAELVDRLFADADAVVHYAAESHNDNSLHDPRPFLDTNIIGTYTLLEAARRHGTRLHHISTDEVYGDLELDDPERFTETTPYNPSSPYSSTKAGSDLLVRAWVRSFGVQATISNCSNNYGPYQHVEKFIPRQITNVIRGIRPKLYGAGQNVRDWIHADDHSSAVLAILEKGQIGETYLIGADGEKDNKTVVELILTMMGQPADAYDHVTDRAGHDLRYAIDYTKLRTELGWKPQYGDFEAGLAATIDWYRAHEDWWAPSKDATEAFYAGKGQ
- the rfbA gene encoding glucose-1-phosphate thymidylyltransferase RfbA, giving the protein MKGIILAGGSGTRLHPITLGVSKQLIPVYDKPMVYYPLSTLMLAGIDDILIITTPHDAAHFERLLGDGSQFGVKITFAQQPSPDGLAQAFTIGADFIGDDSVALVLGDNLLYGPGLGTQLKRYVDVDGGAVFAYWVSEPQAYGVVEFDTEGRAVSLEEKPSVPKSNFAVPGLYFYDNDVVEIARNLQPSARGEYEITDVNRAYLERGKLQVEVLPRGTAWLDTGTFDQMTDATEYVRTMERRTGMKIGAPEEVAWRQGFLSDVELRERAEKVVKSGYGTYLLEILERGR
- a CDS encoding LGFP repeat-containing protein, with protein sequence MAASLLVAGPANATADSVVVAGTDVSSTSSIAASMSGPVKTANLSLFRPGNIISDDVFFNSSTMTTAQIDAFLRGKVSSCRSGYVCLKDFRQNTPNRASDTYCKGYNGAANESAATIVYRVAQSCGINPQVLIVMLQKEQGLVTHTYPSTKRYDKAMGQGCPDTAGCDPQFAGFFYQVYGAARQMQIYVEGRYFKWYAPGHTWNILYHPNGSCGTAPVYVENKATSALYYYTPYQPNGAALRAGYGEGDGCSSYGNRNFFQYFWDWFGDPQGRSVSGAIADVWHAHGSASGWIGGATDDMRGWASGPGWSQRFANADIFVKAGQPGHTVTGPIRTEYRLVGEVASGLGWPRTDRVVIAGGAYQDFEGGRIYERSDGRAFAIAAPMFALHESVGNVFGAYGWPTSRAYAVAGGSTQTFDHGAAYQTSSGAYLLNESWNSWLTAAGGTAGKYGIPVSSVQSVGTSTQRLLLSKAAAYRTGSTTLAVADQFFAPYAQQDYEKGALGVPKASSKSVAGGSVQEFAGGRSTHRQPARTQSQRWLPRWRARAASARSDSPQRRHR
- a CDS encoding LGFP repeat-containing protein — encoded protein: MSSSASSQRFTDVTLTVGKSGPQTVRGAIRSRYDALNGASGFLGAAKGPERAVADGFVQDFDGGRIVCTPGALVALSTSMAAQWDKLGGQTGRLGWPLGTPTTSNGITQVTFQGGLLITDAKGLTTPVFGMTLNAFRVAGGVAVLGAPTGPEQSSAAGYSQPFQKGVVFVPFNGYASAVALETYGEFVRGGGIPGFGFATGPAVPVGAGKAQPFQLGSIATDRAGVTAAIRGTTWRVFQSNGGYTGPLSFPTKSEAKIDDGYVQQFAGGWTYVSPSALAVTRGVLNREYWKLGGPSGSLGWPLANETSGNGVWQQRFQKGTISLYANGSVVVR